A region from the bacterium genome encodes:
- the pilO gene encoding type 4a pilus biogenesis protein PilO: protein MTNDVKKKLLLSCLLVVLLVFLFVNFLFKPKSTSITKLNKKHSEVSKLLDTSKGYVNRYKSVRIAVDSMTNQWNSLAKCLPSEEEMPYLLRGIAEAGRLSNVQFLLFKPLPGGQQTNFYKENPVQIKINCTYHELGYFLSKITALERLVNVSKFKLSTNKKADRYTEVDFIATAYTLPSNPSFVDSSKITKKK from the coding sequence ATGACAAATGATGTAAAGAAAAAATTATTATTATCCTGCTTGCTCGTTGTTCTTCTTGTATTTTTATTCGTTAATTTTTTATTTAAACCTAAGTCCACATCTATAACCAAACTCAATAAAAAACATTCGGAGGTGTCAAAGCTATTAGATACTTCAAAAGGCTATGTAAATAGATATAAAAGTGTTCGAATAGCTGTGGATTCTATGACAAACCAATGGAATTCACTCGCAAAATGCCTGCCAAGCGAAGAAGAAATGCCATACCTGCTTAGAGGAATCGCTGAAGCAGGAAGACTTAGCAATGTTCAGTTCTTGTTGTTTAAACCACTTCCAGGAGGACAACAAACAAATTTTTACAAAGAAAATCCGGTTCAAATTAAAATAAACTGCACTTATCACGAATTAGGTTATTTCTTGTCAAAAATAACAGCATTAGAAAGACTTGTAAATGTTAGTAAATTCAAATTAAGCACAAATAAAAAAGCAGACAGGTATACGGAAGTAGATTTCATAGCTACCGCATATACACTCCCATCAAATCCATCTTTCGTTGATTCATCAAAAATAACAAAGAAAAAATGA
- a CDS encoding polymer-forming cytoskeletal protein — protein MYKKLLLVFVLLLGSSLIVAQDEYTGEEDLGYTEEGATDETQAEEVQSQGGYSLIPSEAVFKGTFYGRKVKIDGILEGKAILDDDIQVSEIGEIRGNVETVTGIVKGRVDGSVWASEELVLKPTAVVTGEAMCRNLVVEKGAMMSTKTSMGEIKTVEGKKTVVAKKTKAVKRAKTRTRRSY, from the coding sequence ATGTATAAAAAGCTGTTATTAGTTTTCGTTTTACTATTAGGTTCGAGTTTAATAGTTGCTCAAGATGAGTATACCGGCGAAGAGGATTTAGGATATACAGAAGAAGGCGCTACCGATGAAACTCAAGCAGAAGAAGTCCAGTCTCAAGGTGGATACAGCCTTATCCCTTCAGAAGCCGTCTTTAAAGGCACTTTTTATGGAAGAAAAGTAAAAATCGATGGTATCCTTGAAGGCAAAGCCATTTTGGATGATGATATTCAGGTTTCCGAAATAGGTGAAATAAGAGGCAACGTAGAAACCGTAACAGGAATAGTTAAAGGCAGAGTGGATGGAAGCGTTTGGGCATCTGAAGAATTAGTTTTAAAACCGACTGCTGTTGTCACAGGAGAAGCTATGTGCAGGAATCTTGTAGTAGAAAAAGGTGCAATGATGAGCACAAAAACTTCTATGGGCGAAATTAAAACAGTAGAAGGAAAGAAAACGGTAGTTGCAAAGAAAACCAAAGCTGTAAAAAGAGCTAAAACTAGAACCAGACGTAGTTATTAA
- a CDS encoding TonB-dependent receptor, giving the protein MKHFSILFLLICFSPKAFGSHINGFVKDSSNGEKLAYANIYLEGTIIGSSSSEKGYYVIQNVPSGKYTIVALYMGYKTIKKDIEIKETNITLNFELAPDVIKMKEVTITAKRMGFEKNVEGSKTEFTIRDIKTIPKFFEGDLMKIIQTMPGVIALNDLSNKLYIRGGSPDENLVLLDKITIYNASTHLFGLFSTFNPDAVADVKLFSGSFPARYGDRLSSIIEVETKEGNNKKYTGSASIGLISSKFLVEGPIPKGSFLVSGRRSYLDLIVWGYSKLFNNDISLPYYFWDGVTKINFNPSQSDRFTLTGFGGADIVDVSITQKSQENGQPKDEEIGKINMNWGNQGLSGRWRKIFTPKLYGEIVGVTSNFFTEFGFLLNETMIDTFGNTINDTMKFSMKQEILDYSLKGDLTYYLNPKNTINMGFDVMQNKFTDNQEISFDTTYNSSPTPTYSTKSAIYIEDKIELSPLFTFRAGLRGIYYSTGDKTALDPSMGINYLLRQNTSLKFEIGRYHQFMYTTNSQESFFSLYDMWKPLDAKHSPPEAWHFTLGLAQWIGEDGEFSIDGYYKKYTSLLTPPSSAEEMGFFSYPPESLKVTNGYATGIGLQYKKSFSFVHGWLNYTLGLTRRSTDSSSYFPSYDKRHNFNIVLGTSYKKYNFNLKWYISTGSPFANDLARYKKYYDDGSSSWELVKGQRDACRLPASHRLDIEAERSITLPLLHWKGSMYFGVVNVYVQKNVLFYNWITEEGEGPDKIIYDPPKKQEISILPILIPNCGLTINF; this is encoded by the coding sequence ATGAAACATTTTTCTATACTTTTTCTTTTAATTTGTTTTTCTCCTAAGGCATTTGGCTCTCATATAAACGGATTTGTAAAAGATTCTTCCAACGGAGAAAAACTCGCTTACGCAAATATCTACTTGGAAGGAACAATAATAGGAAGTTCCTCAAGTGAAAAAGGATATTACGTTATACAGAATGTCCCTTCCGGGAAATATACTATAGTTGCGTTATATATGGGCTACAAAACCATCAAAAAAGATATCGAAATAAAAGAAACGAATATTACTCTCAACTTTGAACTTGCCCCTGATGTCATAAAAATGAAAGAAGTTACCATTACTGCCAAACGAATGGGATTTGAAAAAAATGTAGAAGGCAGTAAAACCGAATTCACAATCCGCGATATCAAGACAATCCCGAAATTCTTTGAAGGCGACCTGATGAAGATAATCCAGACAATGCCAGGCGTTATTGCATTAAATGATTTGTCAAATAAGCTCTACATAAGAGGCGGAAGTCCCGACGAAAATCTCGTATTGCTTGATAAAATAACAATTTATAACGCTTCTACACACTTATTCGGTTTATTTTCTACATTCAATCCGGATGCCGTTGCAGATGTAAAACTTTTTTCCGGAAGTTTCCCTGCAAGGTACGGAGATAGGCTGTCCTCAATCATAGAAGTAGAAACAAAAGAGGGGAATAATAAAAAATATACGGGAAGCGCCAGCATAGGACTTATAAGCTCAAAATTTCTCGTTGAAGGGCCAATACCTAAAGGCTCTTTTCTTGTAAGCGGAAGAAGAAGCTATCTTGATCTTATAGTATGGGGATATTCAAAGCTTTTTAATAACGATATAAGTTTACCTTATTATTTCTGGGATGGAGTAACAAAAATAAATTTCAACCCTTCTCAGTCTGACAGATTCACCCTGACAGGTTTCGGTGGAGCAGATATAGTAGATGTCTCAATAACTCAGAAAAGTCAGGAAAATGGACAACCAAAGGACGAAGAAATTGGAAAAATTAATATGAACTGGGGAAACCAGGGATTATCCGGCAGATGGAGGAAAATATTTACCCCAAAACTATACGGCGAAATTGTCGGAGTTACAAGTAATTTTTTCACAGAGTTTGGCTTTCTTCTAAATGAGACAATGATAGATACCTTTGGTAATACTATAAATGATACTATGAAATTTTCTATGAAACAGGAAATCCTTGATTACAGTCTCAAAGGAGATTTAACCTACTACTTGAATCCTAAAAATACTATAAATATGGGATTCGATGTAATGCAGAACAAATTTACAGACAACCAGGAAATTAGTTTTGATACAACATATAATTCTTCTCCGACACCAACTTATTCTACTAAATCTGCAATTTACATAGAAGACAAGATAGAACTTTCGCCTCTTTTTACATTTCGTGCAGGTTTGAGAGGAATATATTATTCAACGGGAGATAAAACCGCATTAGACCCATCTATGGGAATTAATTATCTTTTAAGACAAAATACATCCCTGAAGTTTGAAATAGGGCGCTATCATCAGTTTATGTATACAACAAATTCTCAGGAATCTTTTTTCTCGCTTTACGATATGTGGAAACCTCTGGATGCAAAACATTCCCCGCCTGAAGCATGGCATTTTACACTTGGATTAGCACAGTGGATAGGCGAAGATGGCGAATTTTCAATAGACGGATATTATAAAAAATATACTTCTTTATTGACACCCCCTTCAAGCGCAGAAGAAATGGGATTTTTTTCTTACCCCCCTGAAAGTTTGAAAGTTACAAATGGGTATGCAACAGGTATTGGACTCCAATACAAAAAGTCTTTTTCTTTTGTCCACGGATGGCTGAATTATACACTTGGACTCACAAGACGAAGCACAGACAGCTCATCTTATTTCCCGAGTTATGATAAAAGACATAATTTTAATATAGTTCTAGGAACTTCTTATAAAAAATATAATTTCAATCTCAAGTGGTATATAAGCACAGGCTCACCTTTTGCAAATGATTTGGCAAGATACAAAAAATATTATGACGATGGTTCATCAAGTTGGGAACTTGTAAAAGGACAAAGAGATGCCTGCAGATTGCCTGCATCTCACAGACTGGATATAGAAGCAGAGCGAAGCATTACCCTCCCACTACTACACTGGAAAGGCTCTATGTATTTTGGAGTAGTAAATGTATATGTGCAGAAAAATGTGCTCTTTTATAACTGGATTACCGAAGAAGGCGAGGGCCCTGATAAAATAATTTATGATCCTCCAAAGAAACAAGAAATCTCTATACTGCCTATATTAATACCTAACTGTGGACTAACAATCAATTTTTAA
- a CDS encoding AMIN domain-containing protein yields MKKLFFTINLSIIIATNLQGATVDKVKFQDDASEARITIFTDAYNYKTISFHNPERIVIDFENATCKLRAKEEFNLVNFPLVSIRASQYKPLPTPVTRVVIDLSRPIEYLTTYEENRLEIKFAKNPSASTPTVSTPNTPGEKAVNIPSEVPINTVENELKDSTSVVNETDTIVMQDTTAPKKETFCYNSRGKRDPFRPWLGVEGHSDSLLDVSVATIVGIMWSPNSRYALAQDPNGKGYILSEGDRVWNGKVEKIEKDNVAFALHGFGGIKRITLKLLPKEERSDKEEK; encoded by the coding sequence ATGAAAAAATTATTTTTTACAATAAATCTCTCTATAATTATTGCAACTAATTTACAGGGAGCAACCGTAGATAAGGTAAAATTCCAGGATGACGCTTCAGAAGCAAGAATAACTATTTTTACGGATGCATATAATTATAAAACCATTTCTTTTCATAATCCGGAACGCATAGTAATAGACTTTGAAAACGCAACCTGTAAATTAAGAGCAAAAGAAGAATTTAACTTAGTTAACTTTCCTCTTGTTTCAATTAGAGCCAGTCAATACAAACCTCTACCTACCCCCGTTACAAGAGTGGTAATAGACCTTTCTCGGCCAATAGAATATTTAACAACTTATGAAGAAAACAGACTGGAAATTAAATTTGCAAAAAATCCTTCCGCCTCTACACCAACTGTTTCTACACCAAATACCCCTGGAGAAAAAGCCGTAAATATACCGTCTGAAGTTCCTATAAATACTGTGGAAAATGAATTAAAAGATTCTACTTCCGTTGTCAACGAAACAGACACAATAGTTATGCAAGACACTACCGCCCCCAAAAAAGAAACTTTTTGCTATAATTCCAGAGGCAAAAGAGACCCGTTCAGACCATGGCTTGGAGTAGAAGGTCACAGTGACAGTCTGCTTGATGTAAGTGTCGCTACAATTGTTGGTATAATGTGGAGTCCTAACAGTCGATACGCTTTAGCGCAAGACCCGAATGGGAAAGGCTATATCTTATCCGAAGGAGATAGAGTCTGGAACGGTAAAGTGGAAAAAATAGAAAAAGATAATGTAGCTTTTGCTTTGCACGGATTTGGAGGCATAAAAAGAATAACACTAAAATTACTACCTAAAGAAGAAAGAAGCGATAAGGAGGAAAAGTGA
- a CDS encoding secretin N-terminal domain-containing protein, with protein MKIIKICILGLTLTLLTIAGNKIYAAERQTLVSLSFENADIRTVLRTFSRLGNVNIVASEKVAGTITIQLAGVPWDRAFQTVLRVHGLTAVEDKDIIGVMTMEESKNQREIMGLETRILRVKYAKASKIESSISSMLTERGKAKTDERSNSLIITDVPEAIYRAEKLINEVDIPTPQVMIEAKIVEIDHKVVDQMGIAWKTGGIIPTGDINSSITGEVKALTPLAGQVTFGTLLKDLSIGALITMLETQDKAHILSQPKIAVMDNEEAMILSGKKIPIITLDRSGNKLIEFYDVALKFTVTPHINPDNQIVLELHPEVSDISSEATSDQGIIILAQEAKTTLMVNNNQTAVIGGIIKEKTGKIVSGIPFLCRIPLLGRLFKSVAVSKNTTDLIIFVTPTIIPIDKK; from the coding sequence GTGAAAATAATAAAAATCTGTATACTGGGATTAACTTTGACATTACTTACTATAGCAGGAAATAAAATTTATGCAGCTGAACGACAAACTTTAGTTTCTTTATCTTTTGAAAATGCAGACATAAGAACGGTTTTAAGAACTTTTTCCAGGCTTGGAAACGTAAACATTGTGGCATCGGAAAAAGTAGCCGGGACAATAACAATACAACTTGCAGGTGTTCCATGGGATAGAGCCTTCCAGACTGTTTTAAGGGTACATGGTCTAACGGCAGTTGAAGACAAAGATATTATCGGCGTTATGACTATGGAAGAAAGTAAAAACCAAAGAGAAATTATGGGGCTTGAGACAAGAATTTTAAGAGTGAAATATGCAAAAGCTTCAAAAATAGAAAGTTCTATATCTTCAATGTTAACCGAGCGTGGTAAAGCGAAGACCGATGAACGCAGCAATTCCCTGATTATCACGGATGTCCCGGAAGCCATATACCGCGCGGAAAAACTTATAAATGAAGTAGATATTCCTACTCCACAAGTAATGATAGAGGCTAAAATAGTTGAAATAGACCATAAAGTCGTAGACCAAATGGGAATCGCATGGAAAACGGGAGGAATAATACCTACGGGTGATATAAATTCTTCCATAACGGGAGAAGTTAAAGCGCTGACTCCTTTGGCAGGACAGGTTACATTTGGAACTCTGCTAAAAGATTTAAGTATTGGAGCTTTAATTACGATGCTTGAAACACAAGATAAAGCGCATATTCTTTCTCAACCTAAAATAGCAGTAATGGACAATGAAGAAGCAATGATACTTTCAGGTAAAAAAATACCTATAATTACACTTGACCGTTCAGGAAATAAACTTATAGAATTTTATGATGTAGCATTAAAATTTACCGTAACCCCACATATAAACCCGGATAATCAGATAGTTTTGGAACTTCATCCTGAAGTATCGGATATATCTTCAGAAGCTACCTCCGACCAGGGAATTATTATTCTCGCCCAAGAAGCAAAAACAACTCTTATGGTAAACAATAATCAAACTGCAGTCATCGGTGGAATAATAAAAGAGAAAACAGGAAAAATAGTTTCAGGTATTCCTTTTTTATGCAGAATCCCATTATTAGGCAGATTGTTTAAATCCGTAGCTGTTTCCAAAAACACAACTGACCTCATAATCTTTGTTACGCCAACCATAATTCCCATAGATAAAAAATAG
- a CDS encoding polymer-forming cytoskeletal protein has product MSKKHLILMGLLVLVLGCASRKQEEYAEDTGDGQATEQNFGANYPTLQEDSDFEGIIETQGNLTVKGRVKGAILANGVVVVTRTGYVECDSLMAYDVIVQGYVKGKVQAIGKIQLDTNAVLVGSAYCKNLIVNGGAIFQSETEMAGYKREKGLKYKGERAAGRRRGIKH; this is encoded by the coding sequence ATGAGTAAAAAGCATTTAATTTTGATGGGTTTGTTGGTGTTAGTATTGGGATGTGCTTCTCGTAAACAAGAAGAATATGCTGAAGATACCGGAGACGGTCAGGCAACCGAACAGAATTTCGGTGCAAACTATCCAACCCTTCAGGAAGATTCAGACTTTGAAGGTATTATCGAAACACAGGGAAATCTTACTGTAAAAGGTAGAGTTAAGGGTGCGATATTGGCAAATGGAGTTGTTGTTGTTACAAGAACAGGATATGTAGAATGCGATAGCCTTATGGCTTATGATGTCATAGTCCAGGGTTATGTTAAAGGAAAAGTTCAGGCAATCGGAAAAATTCAGTTAGATACAAATGCTGTTCTAGTTGGTTCCGCTTATTGCAAAAACTTAATCGTAAATGGTGGCGCCATATTCCAGAGTGAAACTGAGATGGCCGGTTATAAGAGAGAAAAAGGACTCAAGTATAAAGGAGAACGTGCTGCAGGACGAAGAAGAGGAATTAAGCACTAG
- a CDS encoding T9SS type A sorting domain-containing protein — protein MLLFILLLTTDTLKYENSQIDAFHIVGNYNDDKIAVKFSLPYAPSRTIGILIFADHPGGFNYASLCYEKNELPYITQPLTETDTVYSSMGEWKFTPIKTNISDTIPIWFVLNMTEYPGIGGDTTFPTGNSYYYSNSQGWKQTTKYNWTIRLIVQNYNGYYEDFLLDSGNYQGNWTFVNPQFIPNSLNNCFGTQIDSLYPNNAKLTLLSSWLKIKNYNFSNPTLVIRHFYNTEYLCDGGNIKISRDSINWQLLSPLSGYDTSIIMDPPGGIVQEPVFTGNSEQWENTYFYLPPWDSVLIKYYFISDGIGNNTGWFIDNVGIIEKPYSDISPISIKLQTIIPPDTQITPVANIKNYGIYEENNFLIKCIAESAGTIIYQDEKNLSLIKPDSIIQISFNPMFIGEKGNNYKLRVYTELLSDGNKINDTLKQNLISFPIITSLSSGISASPPTVDGTIDSAEWNNANVIDGSDISGVDTRDSINTCKLYFMNNAEALFIGIKSSLISKVGIYIDDNGNNKWDPNEGHYLFTQGANKFYDFYSNVYNVPDSLVAIGNEGMELKLPKGNKPYELTMTSDSIGCFIYTQTNNNYTGWWHQLVPYTDYNNPIHYAKIKISGLSIEEKNSSANNLKIFSNSPVCTKFINLHISCATIGGRGKLEIYDLTGRIMQLSSFDITSSNFILTRDISNFKTGVYFIACTIPEKAKVVEKIIILH, from the coding sequence ATGCTCCTATTTATATTGCTTTTAACTACTGATACACTAAAATATGAGAATAGTCAAATTGATGCCTTTCATATCGTAGGGAATTACAACGATGATAAAATAGCAGTAAAGTTCTCACTTCCATATGCCCCATCTAGAACCATAGGAATTCTTATTTTTGCTGATCACCCGGGAGGTTTTAACTATGCAAGCTTATGCTACGAAAAAAATGAACTTCCCTATATCACTCAACCCTTAACTGAAACAGATACTGTTTATTCCTCTATGGGAGAATGGAAATTTACCCCCATCAAAACAAACATCAGTGATACTATACCAATATGGTTTGTATTAAATATGACAGAGTATCCCGGAATAGGAGGCGATACAACTTTCCCAACAGGAAACTCTTATTACTATTCAAACAGCCAGGGTTGGAAACAAACAACTAAATATAATTGGACAATACGACTTATTGTTCAGAATTACAATGGTTATTATGAAGACTTTCTATTGGATTCCGGTAACTATCAAGGAAACTGGACATTTGTAAATCCACAGTTCATACCTAATTCATTAAATAATTGCTTCGGGACGCAAATAGACAGCTTGTACCCGAACAACGCAAAGTTAACATTACTATCGTCCTGGCTAAAAATTAAAAATTACAATTTTTCCAATCCAACTCTGGTTATACGACATTTTTATAATACCGAATATCTATGTGATGGAGGAAATATAAAGATCTCTCGCGATTCCATAAATTGGCAATTGCTTTCTCCTCTCTCGGGATACGATACTTCAATAATTATGGATCCTCCCGGGGGAATTGTACAGGAACCTGTATTCACAGGAAATTCAGAACAATGGGAAAATACTTATTTTTACTTGCCTCCATGGGACTCGGTCTTAATAAAATATTATTTTATATCGGACGGCATAGGAAATAACACCGGGTGGTTCATTGATAATGTCGGAATTATAGAAAAACCCTATAGTGATATTTCTCCCATTTCAATAAAATTGCAAACAATTATCCCACCGGATACACAAATTACACCCGTTGCTAATATTAAAAATTATGGGATATATGAAGAAAACAATTTCCTGATTAAATGCATAGCTGAATCCGCAGGAACTATTATCTACCAGGATGAAAAAAATCTTAGCTTAATCAAACCGGACTCAATAATACAGATAAGTTTTAACCCTATGTTTATAGGAGAAAAAGGAAATAACTATAAACTTCGGGTTTATACCGAACTCCTATCCGATGGTAATAAAATAAATGACACCTTAAAACAAAATCTTATATCCTTTCCCATAATTACTTCATTGTCTTCAGGTATTTCTGCTTCTCCCCCAACAGTAGATGGAACAATAGACAGCGCGGAATGGAACAATGCAAATGTAATAGATGGCTCGGACATATCGGGTGTAGACACAAGAGATTCTATAAACACTTGCAAACTTTATTTTATGAATAATGCTGAAGCTTTGTTTATCGGTATAAAATCTTCCCTGATAAGCAAAGTCGGAATATACATTGACGACAACGGCAACAATAAGTGGGACCCCAACGAGGGACATTACCTGTTTACCCAGGGTGCAAATAAATTCTATGATTTTTACTCCAATGTTTACAATGTCCCGGATTCACTTGTAGCTATTGGAAATGAAGGGATGGAGCTCAAACTTCCCAAAGGGAATAAACCCTATGAACTCACAATGACAAGTGATTCCATAGGATGCTTCATTTATACACAAACAAATAATAATTATACCGGTTGGTGGCATCAATTAGTCCCTTATACCGATTATAACAACCCCATTCATTATGCAAAAATAAAAATCAGCGGATTAAGCATAGAAGAGAAAAATTCATCTGCAAATAATCTGAAAATATTTTCTAACTCTCCGGTATGCACAAAATTTATTAACTTGCACATATCCTGCGCTACAATCGGTGGTAGAGGAAAGTTAGAAATATATGACTTAACCGGTAGAATAATGCAATTATCTTCGTTTGACATAACAAGTTCTAATTTTATTTTAACCCGTGATATAAGCAACTTTAAGACAGGTGTTTATTTTATTGCCTGCACGATTCCTGAAAAAGCTAAAGTCGTAGAAAAAATAATTATACTTCACTAA
- a CDS encoding glycosyltransferase family 39 protein, translated as MKKKEGDFFIVSIILLIAFILRFYKLDVHSYRADEVERILFALKPVIEIFKTDFRSPMYCFILHWWIRIFSDSEIATRLLSVLLNVFTIIPLYALVYRLRDKKTAQIFSIFIAVSPYYILHSRIAENFSIFLLFISLSVLFFIKIFEDKFSIKNSIFYAFSTIFMLYSSPTGLVILLFEWVWFFQKWRFTRMTLRVWLIIQSCIFLVYTHWLSLIFSELYSGWAAFDRLSLKGGFIGRLAYAIYSFTIGQTIYPWNWRLVIPVIIIFAVISMFAIRTLKGKYRIVSFIVPLFIIGLLPVFSNRGAPEYCIGSSIAYYIFIAVGISVLKKRSLALGAIILIYLNGCSIFNLYKDREYLNQSFTDDWRKVAYFVNNVVDSYPEYIKNDSLNLSSPPERNVPFTIVVYRPGPFMWYYKKAGRSTNKTSGVDSLKMAFYKSVSRNYPRVPSPVVVFKPSHPNLVIKKAMNTNIIFVENIESGSFAYEKKGLSVFSKWLNANCNQLFVANFWEDKGYKEKKKLLKRDLPEYRMKVSLYTPKVLPVK; from the coding sequence ATGAAAAAAAAGGAGGGAGATTTTTTTATAGTTAGTATTATACTACTTATTGCATTTATACTCAGATTCTATAAATTAGATGTTCATTCCTACCGTGCCGATGAAGTAGAGAGAATACTTTTTGCTTTAAAACCAGTAATAGAGATATTCAAAACGGATTTTCGTTCACCTATGTATTGTTTTATATTACACTGGTGGATTAGAATTTTTTCAGATTCGGAAATTGCAACTCGCTTACTTTCTGTTTTATTGAATGTTTTTACGATTATTCCTTTATATGCTCTTGTGTATAGATTGCGGGATAAGAAAACGGCTCAAATTTTTAGTATATTCATAGCGGTTTCGCCTTATTATATTTTACATTCAAGGATTGCGGAGAATTTTTCAATATTTTTGCTTTTCATTTCATTGTCCGTTTTGTTTTTTATAAAAATATTTGAAGATAAATTTAGTATTAAAAATTCAATCTTTTATGCATTTTCAACTATTTTTATGCTGTATTCCAGCCCAACCGGGTTGGTTATATTGTTATTTGAGTGGGTATGGTTTTTCCAGAAGTGGCGATTTACAAGAATGACTTTAAGAGTATGGCTTATTATTCAGAGTTGTATTTTCTTAGTCTATACTCATTGGTTATCTTTAATTTTTTCGGAACTTTATTCCGGCTGGGCAGCATTTGATCGACTGTCCCTAAAAGGTGGATTTATAGGCAGACTCGCATATGCAATTTACAGTTTTACCATAGGACAGACTATTTATCCCTGGAATTGGAGGCTTGTCATTCCGGTGATAATTATATTTGCAGTTATTAGTATGTTTGCAATCAGGACATTAAAAGGAAAATACAGGATAGTATCATTTATTGTCCCTTTATTTATTATTGGTTTATTACCTGTTTTTTCAAATCGTGGGGCGCCGGAATATTGTATTGGGTCATCCATAGCTTATTATATATTTATTGCCGTGGGTATTTCTGTTTTAAAAAAACGGTCTCTTGCGCTAGGTGCGATTATTCTCATTTATTTAAATGGTTGCTCGATTTTTAATTTATATAAAGACAGGGAATATTTAAATCAAAGTTTTACCGATGACTGGCGCAAAGTTGCGTATTTTGTGAATAATGTTGTTGACTCTTATCCCGAATATATAAAAAATGATTCGTTAAATTTGTCTTCACCGCCGGAGCGGAATGTCCCATTCACTATAGTGGTTTATAGACCGGGACCTTTTATGTGGTATTATAAAAAAGCAGGACGTTCCACGAATAAAACATCAGGCGTTGACTCTTTAAAAATGGCGTTTTACAAATCAGTTTCCCGTAATTATCCCAGAGTTCCAAGTCCAGTCGTTGTTTTTAAACCATCTCATCCGAATCTGGTTATAAAGAAAGCTATGAATACGAATATAATATTCGTAGAAAACATAGAAAGCGGTTCTTTTGCTTATGAGAAAAAAGGGTTAAGTGTTTTTAGTAAATGGCTTAATGCTAATTGCAATCAGTTATTTGTTGCAAATTTTTGGGAAGATAAAGGATATAAAGAAAAAAAGAAATTATTAAAAAGAGATTTGCCGGAATACAGGATGAAGGTTTCGTTGTATACTCCAAAAGTTTTACCGGTTAAATAA
- a CDS encoding sulfite exporter TauE/SafE family protein, with translation MKTTTDLFLIGITLAWGPCFCSCTPLVLTYLVGTGVEIKKNWFRVFIEVLVFCLTRTIVYILIIVIAFLVGHKIIRSWYEIGYGKFLYYITGFITIIFGIVLLLGKKESNNFCSRFLCNTRNKITNIWGVALLGIAVGIAPCIPLFGVVNYVVFEAKNLSQAILYAGCFSAGMLLSPLIPLGIIASAVPSFLKGNKVLVFFSYLCGIMLIYFGIKLIWR, from the coding sequence ATGAAAACAACAACGGATTTATTTTTAATAGGCATTACGCTTGCGTGGGGACCATGTTTTTGTTCCTGCACTCCGTTGGTTTTGACATATCTTGTCGGAACAGGTGTGGAAATTAAAAAAAATTGGTTTAGAGTGTTTATAGAGGTGCTGGTATTTTGTCTGACCAGAACTATTGTATATATTTTGATAATAGTTATTGCATTTTTAGTCGGGCATAAAATAATAAGAAGCTGGTATGAAATCGGGTACGGGAAGTTTTTGTATTATATCACAGGGTTCATTACTATAATATTTGGTATTGTTTTGTTACTTGGTAAAAAGGAGAGTAATAATTTTTGTTCAAGATTTTTATGCAATACCAGGAATAAAATTACTAATATATGGGGAGTAGCTTTATTGGGGATTGCTGTGGGAATAGCGCCGTGTATTCCTTTGTTCGGGGTTGTTAATTATGTAGTATTTGAAGCGAAAAATTTGTCACAGGCGATTCTTTATGCCGGGTGTTTTAGCGCGGGAATGCTTTTAAGTCCTTTAATACCTCTTGGCATAATAGCAAGCGCAGTTCCTTCTTTTTTGAAAGGGAATAAAGTTCTTGTCTTCTTTTCGTATTTATGCGGGATAATGCTTATTTACTTTGGAATAAAATTGATTTGGAGGTAG